Proteins from a genomic interval of Marinobacter gudaonensis:
- the rlmH gene encoding 23S rRNA (pseudouridine(1915)-N(3))-methyltransferase RlmH — MRLRLICVGQKMPDWVSTGFAEYARRMPPELPLDLVEIPVAHRGKNPDIPRLMQRESDAILAAAGPRDRVVALEVAGRPWSTQKLASQLENWQQDGRDVSFLVGGPDGLAEDCRKRADLQWSLSPLTLPHPLVRIVLAEQLYRAWSITRNHPYHRA; from the coding sequence ATGCGTTTACGCCTGATCTGCGTGGGGCAGAAAATGCCCGACTGGGTCAGTACCGGGTTTGCAGAATACGCCCGTCGAATGCCACCGGAATTGCCCCTGGACCTGGTTGAGATCCCCGTGGCTCACAGGGGCAAGAATCCTGACATACCCAGGCTGATGCAGCGAGAAAGCGATGCCATCCTGGCTGCCGCCGGTCCCCGCGATCGGGTGGTGGCCCTGGAAGTGGCCGGCCGGCCGTGGTCCACGCAAAAACTGGCCAGCCAGCTCGAGAATTGGCAGCAGGACGGCCGGGATGTCAGTTTCCTGGTGGGTGGCCCTGATGGCCTTGCGGAAGACTGCCGGAAACGGGCCGACCTGCAGTGGTCGCTGTCACCGCTTACGCTGCCCCACCCACTGGTACGCATTGTGCTCGCCGAGCAGTTGTACCGGGCCTGGTCAATCACTCGCAACCACCCGTACCACCGGGCTTAG
- the rsfS gene encoding ribosome silencing factor — protein sequence MQAEQLKELVINALEDVKAQDISVIDVRDRTSVTDFMVLASGTSNRHVKSLADSVVGEAKDKGVRASNVEGAAASDWILVDLGDVVVHVMMPATREFYDLERFWRDAPDLGVAGSE from the coding sequence ATGCAGGCAGAGCAACTGAAAGAACTGGTCATCAACGCGCTAGAAGATGTGAAAGCACAGGACATCAGCGTCATCGATGTCCGCGACCGTACCAGCGTGACCGACTTTATGGTCCTGGCATCCGGAACCTCCAATCGACACGTCAAATCCCTTGCTGATTCCGTGGTTGGCGAAGCCAAGGACAAGGGCGTGCGTGCCAGCAATGTGGAGGGCGCCGCTGCAAGTGACTGGATTCTGGTGGATCTGGGCGATGTGGTGGTCCACGTCATGATGCCAGCCACGCGGGAATTCTACGATCTGGAGCGGTTCTGGCGCGATGCTCCTGATCTTGGTGTTGCAGGCAGCGAATAA
- the nadD gene encoding nicotinate-nucleotide adenylyltransferase, whose translation MHVIYGGTFDPVHHGHLRLAIEVRDRLGVDTISLVPCHIPPHRDETGATPDQRLELLRLAVAGEPGLQVDDRELRRQGASFTADTLRQLRDELGPDEPLAMVVGTDSFAGFDRWRDWQRIPELAHVVVVRRPGAPVSASGVPGKLLAERRASEPDRLHSRPAGCLLELEPPLLDISATAIRERIADGRSPRYLLPDSVWAEIRRQRLYGACPDGNF comes from the coding sequence ATGCATGTGATCTATGGCGGCACATTTGACCCGGTACATCACGGCCACCTGAGGCTGGCCATTGAGGTACGGGATCGCCTCGGGGTAGACACTATCAGCCTGGTGCCCTGCCATATTCCGCCACACCGGGACGAAACCGGAGCAACCCCGGACCAGCGGCTCGAGCTGCTCAGACTGGCCGTTGCCGGGGAGCCCGGGCTGCAAGTCGACGATCGGGAGCTCAGGCGCCAGGGCGCATCGTTTACGGCGGACACCCTGCGCCAGTTGCGCGATGAGCTTGGCCCCGACGAGCCGTTGGCCATGGTGGTTGGCACCGATTCCTTCGCCGGCTTCGATCGCTGGCGGGACTGGCAGCGGATTCCGGAGTTGGCGCATGTGGTTGTGGTGCGTCGCCCGGGTGCGCCGGTGTCCGCTTCCGGCGTGCCCGGCAAGCTGCTGGCCGAGCGGCGCGCGAGCGAGCCCGATCGCCTGCATTCCCGGCCTGCCGGTTGCCTCCTTGAACTAGAACCGCCGCTGCTGGATATCTCGGCCACGGCCATCCGCGAGCGCATCGCCGATGGTCGTTCGCCACGCTACCTCCTACCGGATTCGGTATGGGCGGAAATTCGACGCCAGAGGCTGTATGGCGCCTGCCCTGACGGGAACTTTTAG
- a CDS encoding glutamate-5-semialdehyde dehydrogenase: MDIAAYMAEVGQQARAAATRVARSTTAVRNLALLATAEALDSAREELAIANAKDLQRGRENGLDAAMLDRLELTAQRIDAMIEGLRQVASLPDPIGAITDMTYRPSGIQVGKMRVPLGVIGIIYESRPNVTVEAASLCLKSGNATILRGGSEAIHSNQAIARCLGEGLVSAGLPESAVQVIKTTDRAAVGELIAMPTYVDVIVPRGGKGLIERISRDARVPVIKHLDGVCHVYIDSHADPEKALKVAVNAKTQRYGTCNTMETLLVDQEIAGDILPLLAAAFVEKGVELRGCEQTRALVDGVVAATEADWEEEYLAPILAIRVVDGLDGAIEHINRYSSQHTDSIITENYTRARRFLTEVDSSSVMVNASTRFADGFEYGLGAEIGISTDKIHARGPVGLEGLTSQKYVVFGDGHIRT; encoded by the coding sequence ATGGATATTGCAGCTTACATGGCCGAGGTGGGGCAACAGGCGCGTGCTGCGGCCACCCGGGTCGCCCGCTCGACCACTGCCGTGCGCAACCTGGCCCTGCTGGCCACCGCGGAGGCCCTTGATTCGGCCCGGGAGGAGTTGGCCATCGCGAATGCCAAGGATCTGCAGCGCGGCCGGGAAAACGGTCTGGATGCGGCCATGCTTGACCGGCTGGAACTGACGGCTCAGCGCATTGACGCGATGATCGAGGGCTTGCGCCAGGTGGCTTCGCTGCCCGACCCGATCGGCGCCATCACCGATATGACCTATCGGCCTTCCGGCATCCAGGTGGGCAAAATGCGGGTTCCGCTCGGGGTTATCGGCATCATCTACGAGTCCCGGCCGAATGTGACGGTGGAAGCTGCCAGCCTGTGCCTGAAATCAGGCAATGCAACCATTCTGCGCGGCGGTTCCGAAGCCATCCATTCCAACCAGGCCATCGCCCGTTGCCTGGGGGAGGGGCTGGTCAGCGCCGGCCTGCCGGAGTCGGCGGTGCAGGTCATCAAGACCACCGACCGGGCGGCGGTGGGCGAATTGATCGCCATGCCGACCTACGTCGATGTGATCGTGCCCCGGGGCGGCAAGGGCCTGATCGAGCGAATCAGTCGCGACGCCCGGGTACCGGTGATCAAGCACCTCGATGGCGTCTGCCATGTTTACATCGACAGCCACGCCGATCCGGAAAAGGCGCTGAAGGTTGCGGTTAACGCCAAGACCCAGCGCTATGGCACCTGCAATACGATGGAAACGCTGCTGGTCGATCAGGAAATTGCCGGGGACATTCTGCCATTGCTGGCCGCGGCCTTCGTGGAGAAAGGAGTAGAACTCCGCGGTTGCGAGCAGACCCGCGCCCTGGTTGACGGCGTGGTGGCTGCCACCGAAGCCGATTGGGAAGAGGAATACCTGGCGCCGATTCTTGCCATCCGTGTGGTGGATGGCCTCGACGGTGCCATCGAACACATCAACCGGTACAGTTCGCAGCACACCGACAGCATCATCACCGAGAACTACACCCGGGCCCGCCGGTTTCTGACCGAGGTGGACTCAAGTTCGGTGATGGTCAATGCCTCCACCCGGTTTGCTGATGGCTTCGAGTACGGATTGGGGGCGGAGATCGGTATTTCCACCGACAAGATCCACGCGCGGGGGCCGGTTGGACTCGAAGGTTTGACGTCCCAGAAATACGTAGTATTCGGCGACGGCCACATCCGGACCTGA
- a CDS encoding GGDEF domain-containing protein, producing MAQMAEKFLLSKLSRTGFVALVAVAAACALLGEPLVSAAAAAAAGMVISGRTFHPGRARQPWPRVQQGFFVVLLSILLVSFWTGPWVLSHWLYALPLVAFALVPPSVAAAVTLIVIGLAVSASQWAVGLADRHQMISAFLLTVLLSALLIFLREYKARQLAPLRRTDELTQAASREYLSADLHKEIQRSEREGTDMSILMIGLDAHLSESEPDEDIRSILPRIGRYLHSQIRDFDTYYRVADLQFLVILPGISTGEALTRAEIIRKGLATLLESHGMNLTVSTGIAGLNIGDDANTLQQSAANALRRAQQQGGNRSQAYSAWSKPASPTRGQAS from the coding sequence ATGGCCCAGATGGCCGAAAAATTCCTGTTGAGCAAGCTGTCCAGGACAGGGTTTGTGGCACTGGTTGCCGTCGCAGCCGCCTGCGCACTGCTCGGTGAGCCGCTGGTTTCTGCCGCAGCGGCAGCTGCAGCAGGGATGGTCATTTCCGGAAGGACCTTTCACCCGGGCCGTGCCAGGCAGCCCTGGCCGAGGGTACAGCAGGGTTTTTTCGTGGTTCTTCTGTCGATTCTGCTGGTCAGTTTCTGGACGGGCCCCTGGGTACTCAGCCACTGGCTCTACGCTCTGCCATTGGTTGCCTTTGCCCTGGTTCCGCCGTCCGTTGCGGCTGCGGTGACTCTGATCGTGATTGGCCTGGCCGTCAGTGCAAGCCAGTGGGCCGTGGGGCTTGCAGACCGGCACCAGATGATCAGTGCCTTTTTGCTCACCGTGCTTCTGTCCGCACTCCTGATCTTCCTGCGCGAGTATAAAGCCCGACAGCTGGCGCCGCTTCGCCGAACCGATGAACTTACCCAGGCTGCCAGCCGCGAGTACCTGTCTGCCGACCTTCACAAGGAAATCCAACGCAGCGAGCGTGAAGGCACCGACATGTCGATTCTGATGATCGGGCTGGACGCACATCTGAGCGAAAGTGAACCTGACGAAGATATCCGCTCCATCCTTCCCCGGATCGGTCGATATCTGCACTCCCAGATCCGGGATTTCGATACCTACTACCGGGTGGCCGACCTTCAGTTTCTGGTGATACTGCCGGGCATTTCCACGGGCGAAGCCCTCACCAGAGCGGAGATTATCCGCAAGGGTCTGGCCACCCTGTTGGAGTCGCACGGCATGAATCTGACGGTCAGCACCGGGATTGCCGGACTGAATATCGGCGATGACGCCAACACTCTGCAACAGAGTGCCGCCAACGCCCTGCGCCGGGCACAACAACAGGGGGGCAACCGCAGCCAGGCCTACAGCGCCTGGTCGAAGCCCGCATCACCAACCCGGGGACAGGCATCATGA
- a CDS encoding GGDEF domain-containing protein: MTETRLRTWTHAFGYGLACVFIFMLAMQNLRYGFYELFYLAAGMAVLTFAGAVYTVICRRHQLSAPGHLIILAGLNSGLLAALLSMDAPGISHWAMPLVVLNLLILPLRQGLALSLLLLVPMSVVLLLGRASAEALTIISGLFLLMAVASLYIWHYDHMAQSAEDLAITDPVTGAHNARFLDETLQKEISRAIATGHCLSVINLRIDYADDISDLHGRDQAQVLLRNMTEHLFGVIRAGDTLYTLKDAEFFLILPFTPEEGVRVIAERIRRTIAEHQWPVVGRVTVSLGCTTRGSGDTRTDTLRKRAHQAMEEASRRGANSVWFSPGETITT; this comes from the coding sequence ATGACCGAAACCCGCCTGCGCACCTGGACCCATGCCTTTGGCTACGGCCTCGCCTGCGTGTTTATCTTCATGCTGGCTATGCAGAACCTGCGCTACGGCTTTTATGAACTCTTCTATCTGGCCGCCGGCATGGCCGTGCTGACGTTTGCCGGCGCTGTCTACACCGTAATCTGCCGGCGCCACCAGCTTTCGGCGCCGGGCCATCTGATCATCCTGGCCGGCCTGAACAGCGGCCTTCTGGCGGCCCTGCTCAGCATGGACGCCCCTGGCATCAGCCACTGGGCCATGCCCCTGGTGGTACTCAACCTGCTGATTCTGCCCCTGCGTCAGGGGCTGGCGCTGTCACTTCTGCTGCTGGTACCTATGTCAGTGGTACTGCTGCTCGGTCGGGCCTCAGCCGAGGCCCTCACAATAATCAGCGGGCTGTTCCTGTTGATGGCTGTGGCCTCGCTTTACATCTGGCACTACGACCACATGGCCCAGTCTGCTGAAGACCTCGCCATCACGGATCCGGTTACCGGCGCCCATAACGCCCGGTTCCTTGACGAGACACTGCAGAAAGAAATCAGCCGTGCCATCGCCACTGGCCATTGCCTGTCGGTGATCAACCTGCGCATTGACTACGCGGACGACATCAGCGACCTGCATGGCCGGGACCAGGCCCAGGTGCTGCTGCGCAACATGACCGAGCACCTGTTCGGCGTTATTCGCGCCGGCGATACCCTCTACACGCTCAAGGATGCCGAGTTTTTCCTGATTCTGCCCTTCACGCCCGAAGAGGGCGTGCGGGTGATCGCTGAGCGGATTCGCCGAACCATTGCCGAACACCAGTGGCCGGTGGTGGGCCGTGTTACCGTCAGCCTTGGCTGCACGACTCGCGGCAGCGGCGACACCCGCACCGACACGCTCCGCAAGCGGGCGCACCAGGCCATGGAGGAAGCCAGCAGACGTGGCGCGAATTCGGTCTGGTTCAGCCCGGGAGAAACCATCACGACATGA
- a CDS encoding bifunctional DedA family/phosphatase PAP2 family protein, producing MSSGWLNELSAWLGANPGWLALALFVTAFIESLALAGIVVPGVAILFAVAVMAGETGMPLPAALVWAGLGAIAGDTASFALGRLLQGRLTDLWPLSRYPVLIGKGERFFHRHGGKSVIIGRFVGPLRPVIPLIAGALMMSWRRFLAFNVGSALAWAPVYIVPGFVVGSALASDIRPPAHFYAVTGVSIVVLVLVYFLVLRFQMGLGEDSRLYQWLKKWMAQYEATHRFWRLYTNHRPAREGEFPLASLLLALGASALCLLWGQLATSTHLLDGFNQATLQWFEQLRQPLLDAPFITLTLLGDPPVLIAAGVLACTALAFRGYYAAALHIALAAAVTILLVWGLKSLLAVPRPHEVLLPPSSGAFPSGHAAGITLLVTLVASFVAGESRHRKRWQPYVLLSLPLIPVALSRLYLGVHWFTDVVGGLLLGLAVTGAVRASYSRYDRVPLAPDITLAVAIVLWFLFAGAYVAHSWEEAVIGFQPATTLPR from the coding sequence ATGAGCAGTGGCTGGCTGAACGAGCTCTCGGCCTGGCTCGGCGCCAACCCCGGCTGGCTGGCCCTGGCGCTGTTTGTTACCGCGTTCATTGAGTCCCTGGCCCTCGCGGGGATTGTGGTTCCCGGAGTCGCCATCCTGTTCGCCGTGGCTGTTATGGCGGGCGAAACCGGCATGCCCCTGCCCGCGGCGTTGGTCTGGGCGGGTCTTGGCGCCATTGCCGGGGATACCGCAAGCTTCGCTCTCGGCCGCCTGCTTCAGGGCCGACTGACCGATCTCTGGCCGCTCAGCCGCTACCCCGTGCTGATTGGCAAGGGTGAGCGGTTTTTCCACCGACATGGCGGCAAAAGCGTCATTATCGGCCGCTTCGTCGGCCCCCTGAGACCGGTCATTCCTCTGATAGCCGGCGCACTGATGATGTCCTGGCGCCGCTTTCTGGCATTCAATGTCGGCTCCGCGCTGGCGTGGGCACCGGTCTACATTGTTCCCGGCTTTGTCGTCGGCAGCGCTCTGGCCAGTGACATCCGGCCGCCGGCTCACTTCTACGCAGTGACAGGCGTCAGCATCGTGGTGCTGGTGCTGGTCTATTTCCTGGTGCTCAGGTTCCAGATGGGATTGGGCGAGGACAGCCGGCTGTATCAGTGGCTGAAAAAGTGGATGGCACAGTACGAAGCAACCCACCGGTTCTGGCGGCTCTATACCAATCACCGCCCCGCGAGGGAGGGCGAGTTCCCCCTCGCCTCCTTGCTTCTTGCCCTGGGCGCCTCGGCGCTCTGCCTTCTCTGGGGCCAGCTCGCCACCTCAACGCACTTGCTGGACGGCTTCAACCAGGCCACGCTTCAATGGTTCGAACAGCTGCGCCAACCCCTGCTGGACGCCCCCTTTATTACGCTGACCCTGCTGGGCGATCCGCCGGTGCTGATTGCCGCCGGGGTACTCGCATGCACCGCCCTGGCGTTCAGGGGTTACTACGCGGCGGCATTGCACATCGCACTGGCCGCGGCAGTGACCATACTGCTGGTGTGGGGGCTGAAATCACTGCTCGCAGTGCCCAGACCCCATGAAGTCCTGCTGCCGCCGTCGTCCGGCGCGTTTCCAAGTGGCCACGCCGCCGGCATTACCTTGTTGGTGACACTGGTTGCGAGTTTTGTTGCGGGCGAAAGCAGACACCGCAAACGCTGGCAGCCTTACGTACTGCTGTCCCTGCCCCTGATCCCGGTGGCTCTGAGTCGACTTTACCTGGGGGTTCACTGGTTTACCGATGTGGTCGGCGGCCTGTTGCTCGGGCTCGCGGTGACCGGCGCGGTGAGGGCGAGTTACAGCCGCTACGACAGAGTGCCACTGGCACCGGATATCACCCTTGCGGTGGCCATCGTCCTGTGGTTTCTGTTCGCCGGCGCTTACGTGGCGCATTCCTGGGAAGAAGCGGTGATCGGTTTCCAGCCCGCCACCACCCTGCCCCGGTAA
- a CDS encoding LON peptidase substrate-binding domain-containing protein yields MNVPLFPLNSIVLPRGRIPLQLFEPRYIDMLTRCLKEDRGFVVVLLREGGETGPVAAFYDIGTYVRIIDFQQLENGLLGITVEGESKVSVVRSWQQEDGLNVGDVECLVEEAGSEVPERYSELPSVLRALFRHPVIRDLNMDIDYDDARDVGWRLTELLPLDKQEKQKLVELQDPLERLDRLQGLLEALEEG; encoded by the coding sequence ATGAATGTACCCCTGTTCCCCCTGAATTCCATTGTCCTGCCCAGGGGGCGGATTCCCCTTCAGCTGTTCGAGCCACGGTACATCGACATGTTGACCCGCTGTCTCAAGGAAGATCGTGGGTTTGTTGTTGTACTGCTGCGCGAGGGGGGCGAGACCGGGCCGGTGGCGGCCTTCTACGACATCGGCACCTACGTGCGCATCATCGATTTTCAGCAGCTGGAGAACGGGTTGCTTGGAATCACGGTGGAAGGCGAATCCAAGGTGTCCGTCGTGCGAAGCTGGCAACAGGAGGATGGCCTCAATGTCGGGGATGTCGAGTGTCTGGTGGAAGAGGCCGGCAGCGAGGTGCCGGAACGATACAGCGAATTGCCGTCGGTGTTGCGGGCGCTGTTTCGGCACCCGGTGATTCGTGATCTCAACATGGACATCGACTACGACGATGCCCGCGACGTTGGCTGGCGGCTGACCGAGCTGTTGCCGCTGGACAAGCAGGAAAAGCAAAAGCTGGTTGAGCTGCAGGATCCGCTGGAACGCCTGGACCGGCTCCAGGGATTGCTGGAAGCCCTGGAAGAAGGCTAG
- a CDS encoding HDOD domain-containing protein: MAGQESLPLRRLREFQPLNRLTDDQLVLLASRAERRTHGPGQRVLERGVRDGLDFFLIAGKIELESQDGRKSVIEAETEKALNPIARLQPRMYHVTAVKPCEFLVVEQEILNQLLRAAPVAQVEMDSGEGLAGGESEEHHLLMEFYSELRSNQIKLPSVPDVAWKVRRLVDREDSTADQVALAVSADPAMAAKLVRACNSPLYRGFSDVRNVREAVVRLGMRTTRQLVTVFSMREVFKTRQPALQKEMEKLWRHSREVAALSWVLADHATRLDPEEALLAGLLHDIGVVPILVQAEHHVNLFADEANLSHAIGELRADVGTAVLENWSFPPAFVEAVRHAEDWDYECRESNPQLVDVVIVAQLHSMIGSSQNADLPPFDRVPAYRRLGELELNASRSLQLLTEARARVDEVQQLLSIR, translated from the coding sequence ATGGCTGGCCAGGAAAGCCTGCCGCTTCGTCGTCTGAGAGAGTTCCAGCCCCTGAACCGGCTGACCGATGATCAGTTGGTGCTACTGGCCAGCCGGGCCGAACGTCGGACCCACGGGCCCGGGCAGCGAGTCCTGGAGCGGGGTGTACGCGACGGCCTGGATTTCTTCCTGATTGCCGGCAAGATCGAGCTGGAATCCCAGGACGGCCGGAAATCGGTTATCGAGGCAGAGACCGAAAAGGCCCTGAACCCCATCGCGCGCCTGCAGCCACGCATGTATCACGTTACCGCCGTCAAGCCCTGCGAGTTCCTGGTTGTGGAACAGGAGATCCTTAATCAACTGCTCAGGGCCGCACCGGTGGCACAGGTTGAGATGGATTCCGGCGAGGGCCTGGCCGGTGGCGAAAGTGAGGAGCACCACCTGCTGATGGAGTTCTACTCGGAGCTGAGGTCGAATCAGATCAAGTTGCCAAGTGTTCCGGATGTTGCCTGGAAAGTACGGCGCCTTGTGGACCGTGAAGACTCCACCGCGGATCAGGTGGCTTTGGCGGTATCCGCCGACCCGGCCATGGCGGCGAAACTGGTGCGCGCCTGTAACAGCCCCCTGTACCGGGGCTTCAGCGATGTGCGCAACGTCCGTGAGGCCGTGGTCCGGTTGGGCATGCGTACCACCCGGCAGCTGGTAACCGTGTTTTCCATGCGCGAGGTGTTCAAGACCCGGCAGCCGGCGCTTCAAAAGGAAATGGAGAAGCTCTGGCGTCATTCCCGGGAGGTGGCTGCACTGAGCTGGGTACTGGCGGATCACGCCACCCGTCTGGACCCGGAGGAAGCGCTGCTGGCGGGACTTCTTCACGATATCGGGGTGGTGCCCATCCTGGTGCAGGCCGAACATCACGTGAATCTGTTTGCCGATGAGGCCAACCTGAGCCACGCCATCGGCGAACTGAGGGCCGATGTGGGTACCGCGGTCCTGGAGAACTGGTCGTTCCCGCCGGCGTTTGTCGAGGCGGTTCGCCATGCCGAGGACTGGGACTACGAGTGCCGGGAGAGCAATCCCCAGCTGGTGGACGTGGTGATCGTGGCGCAATTGCATTCGATGATCGGTTCCAGCCAGAATGCAGACCTCCCCCCGTTCGACCGCGTGCCTGCCTACCGGCGTCTGGGAGAACTTGAATTGAACGCCTCGCGCAGTTTGCAGCTTCTGACCGAGGCCAGGGCCCGGGTCGACGAAGTGCAGCAACTGCTGTCCATTCGATAG
- the ilvD gene encoding dihydroxy-acid dehydratase: MPQYRSRTSTAGRNMAGARALWRATGMKNEDFGKPIIAVANSFTQFVPGHVHLKDLGQLVCREIEAAGGVAKEFNTIAVDDGIAMGHDGMLYSLPSREVIADSVEYMVNAHCADALVCISNCDKITPGMLMAAMRLNIPTIFVSGGPMEAGKTKLSEHKLDLVDAMVIAADPSASDEMVEEYERSACPTCGSCSGMFTANSMNCLTEAIGLALPGNGSLLATHADREQLFLKAGRQIVENTRRFYEQDDASVLPLSIASMAAFENAMVMDIAMGGSTNTILHLLAAAQEGGVPFTLNEIDQLSRRVPQLCKVAPNSPKYHMEDVHRAGGIMGILGELERGGLINTDLPTVHSKTMREALETWDIMRSPTPEVVEFYKAGPAGIPTQTAFSQSTRWPSLDGDRETGCIRSVEHAYSSEGGLAVLYGNIALDGCVVKTAGVDESIYVFEGRARVFESQDSAVAGILADEVKPGEVVIIRYEGPRGGPGMQEMLYPTSYLKSKGLGKECALLTDGRFSGGTSGLSIGHASPEAAAGGAIGLIENGDLIRIDIPNRTINVELDQHELDRRREARDAKGWKPELPRDRKVSAALKAYALLATSADKGAVRDLSKLD; this comes from the coding sequence ATGCCTCAGTATCGTTCGCGGACATCCACTGCCGGTCGCAACATGGCCGGCGCCCGCGCCCTCTGGCGCGCCACCGGTATGAAAAACGAGGACTTCGGCAAACCGATTATTGCGGTTGCCAACTCCTTCACCCAGTTTGTGCCGGGCCACGTGCACCTAAAAGACCTGGGCCAACTGGTGTGCCGCGAAATCGAGGCGGCCGGCGGCGTCGCCAAGGAATTCAACACCATTGCGGTGGACGACGGTATCGCCATGGGCCACGACGGCATGCTGTATTCCCTGCCTTCAAGGGAAGTTATCGCCGATTCGGTCGAATACATGGTCAATGCCCACTGTGCCGATGCACTGGTGTGCATTTCCAACTGCGACAAGATCACTCCGGGCATGCTGATGGCCGCCATGCGCCTGAACATACCGACCATTTTTGTCTCCGGCGGCCCCATGGAGGCCGGAAAAACCAAGCTGTCAGAACACAAGCTCGACCTGGTGGATGCCATGGTGATTGCGGCGGACCCCAGCGCCAGCGATGAAATGGTCGAGGAATATGAGCGCAGCGCCTGTCCCACCTGCGGCTCCTGCTCGGGCATGTTCACCGCCAACTCCATGAACTGCCTGACCGAGGCCATCGGCCTGGCACTGCCCGGCAACGGCTCACTGCTGGCCACGCACGCCGACCGGGAACAGCTGTTCCTGAAAGCCGGCAGGCAGATTGTGGAGAATACGCGGCGCTTTTACGAGCAGGACGATGCCAGCGTACTGCCCCTGAGCATCGCCTCTATGGCCGCCTTCGAGAACGCCATGGTTATGGACATCGCCATGGGCGGCTCCACCAACACCATTCTGCATCTGCTGGCCGCCGCCCAGGAAGGTGGCGTGCCCTTTACCCTGAACGAGATTGATCAGCTCTCCCGCCGGGTGCCGCAGCTGTGCAAGGTCGCCCCCAATTCCCCGAAATACCATATGGAAGACGTGCACCGGGCCGGTGGCATCATGGGCATCCTGGGTGAACTGGAGCGTGGCGGCCTGATCAACACCGACCTGCCCACGGTCCACAGCAAGACCATGCGCGAGGCCCTGGAAACCTGGGACATCATGCGCTCGCCAACCCCCGAGGTGGTGGAGTTCTACAAGGCCGGTCCCGCCGGCATTCCCACCCAGACCGCGTTTTCCCAGAGCACCCGCTGGCCAAGCCTAGATGGCGACCGGGAAACCGGCTGCATCCGCTCGGTCGAGCACGCGTACAGCTCGGAGGGTGGCCTCGCCGTGCTTTACGGCAACATTGCCCTGGACGGCTGCGTGGTGAAAACCGCCGGCGTAGACGAGAGCATCTACGTGTTCGAAGGCCGTGCCCGGGTGTTTGAAAGCCAGGATTCCGCCGTGGCCGGGATTCTCGCCGACGAGGTGAAACCCGGAGAGGTTGTCATCATCCGCTACGAAGGCCCCCGTGGCGGGCCCGGCATGCAGGAGATGCTCTACCCCACCAGCTACCTGAAATCCAAGGGGCTGGGCAAGGAATGTGCGCTGCTGACCGATGGCCGATTCTCGGGAGGGACCTCCGGCCTGTCGATCGGGCACGCCTCACCGGAGGCTGCGGCCGGCGGCGCCATCGGCCTGATCGAAAATGGCGATCTTATCCGGATCGACATCCCCAACCGGACCATTAACGTCGAGCTCGACCAGCATGAGCTGGACCGTCGCCGTGAGGCCCGCGATGCCAAAGGCTGGAAACCGGAGCTGCCCAGGGATCGCAAAGTGTCTGCCGCACTCAAGGCCTATGCGCTTCTGGCCACCAGTGCGGATAAGGGCGCCGTTCGGGATCTCTCCAAGCTCGACTGA
- a CDS encoding peptidoglycan-binding domain-containing protein, which produces MRKATTRLGRLAAAAGLAVTLGFAPAAFADEIVALKNALYGAGYEVTNVSPQMDDSTRAALTKFQKDQGLQATGILDEPTKKALGMIEVQVAAAKPAQTAANSGSQAQASDSAAASGEKPEQSEDGAIEEEEDGGWSLW; this is translated from the coding sequence ATGAGAAAAGCAACCACCCGACTGGGACGACTGGCCGCCGCAGCCGGCCTGGCCGTTACCCTGGGCTTTGCCCCCGCGGCATTTGCAGACGAGATTGTTGCACTCAAAAATGCACTTTACGGCGCAGGGTACGAAGTAACCAATGTCAGCCCGCAGATGGACGACAGCACCCGGGCCGCACTGACGAAGTTCCAGAAAGATCAGGGACTTCAGGCCACTGGCATTCTCGATGAGCCAACCAAGAAGGCTCTCGGCATGATCGAAGTGCAAGTGGCAGCCGCCAAGCCCGCACAGACGGCCGCGAATTCCGGTTCGCAAGCGCAGGCGTCGGACAGCGCGGCAGCCTCTGGCGAGAAGCCGGAGCAGTCCGAGGACGGCGCCATTGAGGAAGAGGAGGACGGCGGCTGGTCCCTCTGGTAA